ttatttattttatttattatatatatatatttatatatttataaattttcaattttttgtaaatgtatatatattttatattttataattttttcaaaacattatagccttttatatatttttattgtatatatattttcaaaaaaaaagttttaatttatgtttgacACGTGACATGCTAAAAACTTGGCACGTGGCACCATTAACTTGGCTACTACTGTCATATCAACACAAACTAATAGTGTTAGTACAGAGGTACCAACCTAATTGATGAAATATAAATTCAAGTATCAACTAGGTATAAATGAACAAATtcatgagaaaaaataaatattaacccCATAATATTATAATCTCTACTAAGTTTAAATCCAAACCCAAGAAatttccaatttattttatgtacaagaatttacataaaataaatttatctaaatttcgACAAAGTTTTTCTAAGTTGAAAAGTATATTAAAGAGTGAGGATATCCTTTATATTATAGGGGAGCATATAAAAGAGTTTAGACTGAGTTCAAAGtctcaaaacaataaaaaatacgAGAGTCTCATGCACTTGGGACTCTAGCCAATAGCTTGAGAGCAAGTAACTCCCCTGGCTAGCAGCCCATGGCCAAATTGCCTTCATATGGCAACAACGTTGGGATTTAATGCCTTAGGCTATCCTCTCTTGAATtggataaaaacaaaaaaaattgaagcacTAATTagaaacccaaattaaattagtaattaaattaaacttatatccataattaaatatattatcaatctttttaattttgttaaatcaaAACAACTTTATCATATTAGATGatgtgtaaattttttttatttataaattgtttttagtaaaaaaattaaaatattggattttaatttaattatttattttagatttacttatttaatttattcattcaattaaataataatctactacgttaattaaattaatccttagatcatctttttcaaaattaagaaaatgcaattacttctataaataaatttcacaatttatttcttatatCCATTTGTTCATAGTTTAACATGCATATTATTTAGAGTTATAATGAGTTAGTGAAGATACCACTTGCACATATATAATATGGGCTAAATTTGAATGTAagtaaattttgacttttcgtCTATTAGTTACATAGTTCTTAATTCATGGAGTGAAATCTTAAAGTACCATTATCGAActccaaattatatataattacgAAAGTTATATCAATGATCCCTTAAAGTTATAtatgttcaaaaattttacaaatttttgaaattgataaaacccaaacttttttattaattctcTTTGTGAAAACGCTGTCTCTGGTGACTATTCTGCGGAAGGCTTAATCCCTAAGAAAGTACATTTTAGGGATAAAGATGAGAGCGTGAATATGGATCTATTGGCAGATCATGTTGGGCAACCAACAGCTTCATGGAAAGAAAATTTAGTAGGTTCTTCTTCTAACATTGGTGGGGAAGATCTAAAGGTGAAGGAGGATTTTGAGGTGTTGGAAGGGGACATTCAAAAATCCATTATTAATGGTATTCAATGTACTATTATACAGGATATGAAAAAAACTGTGATTTTGAAGCTCCTGGGGTGTAATATTGGTTTCTCGATTCTACAAAATAGAATCTACAGCTTATGGAAGCCATCGTTGACAGTCCATCTGATGGATATCGAGAATGGTTTCTTTTTGGCCAAATTTGTGAACAAAATTGACTACGAAAAGGTCCTCTTAGAAGGTCCTTGGATTATTTTTGGTCAATATCTGACAGTGCAACCTTAGACGGTGTCCTTTGATCGAACACAAACGTTTTTGAGCATGGTGATGTCGTGGATTAGATTTTCGGGGTTTCCAGGTTACATGTACAAGTGCAAGATATTAGTGGAAATAGGGGGATTGGTGGGCAAGGTCACAAAGTTAGATATGAATACGAATAACAAAGAGAGAGGTAGATTTGCACGTATGGATGTATATGTTACTTTGGACAGACCACTAGTGTCCCAAGTTTTAATCAATGGTAAAATACAGAGAGCCGAGTATGAATTTTTACTGAAGGTCTGTTTCCACTATGGAAGGTACAGCCACATGAAAAATGTTTGCCCTTTTACAATTTCTGAACCCAGAGTGGAAAAGAACCTGCCGTCTTCTGAAACGCTATAGGTAGTGGTGAGCATGATTGTTGAAGAAACGAGTGAGAATGGTGGATCTTATGGGCCTTGGATGCATGTTAAGGAGAGATCACAGTGAAAACTAAGGGATTCTTCATAGTCTGTCTCTAGAATCATTATAAAAAAACGAGAGTTATCGTTTTAGGGCCTTATCTGAAATGGAAAAAATCGTTGGAATGGACGCTAGAGATAAATATGAATATCCATATAATTGTAAGAATAAGGGGAGAGAAATTTTACCTGGAGTCATTCTAGGGATTGAAATTTTCCATTGTAATGTTAGCTGTTTGGATAATGGGACTCAAAGCTTGTTGGATAATAGGGCACAGAATAGAGGCCCTCTGAATGAATTAGGATTTAAGAATTTGGTAGGCCCTTCAAGGTTAATTTATAATGATAATAGGTGAGATGTTGGGCTCATTTGGTCCAAAAAATATGTTGATGGTTCAAGGGTACTGCATAATGGGCTTCTAAGGGCCTAGGGGAAAGCAGCTTAGCATTGGGCATTAAACTGGGTCAGCGGAACGGGTCACCTAATGGGTTAGTAGTAAGTACGGATCCACTCTTGCAAGATTGAGGTGTGGAGGAATTTGGCAAGAAAAGCTTGTTTGCAGCGATTactaaaaataggaaaaatatttggGTCGTTGTTGGTGGCTCTTCAAATTCAGGCTCTGACCTTCTCAATGATGGAGTCGATATCAATTTGGAACCTTTCTCTCATCCAAGTCTTTTTTCGAAAGAACCCGTTGATGTTACAAAACCTGTTGAAACAGTTGACGACCTCAATCCTTACAGACACACATGAGTCacttttaaaagaatcaaagtccCTTACACCAATAATTCTAGGGATGGGGGTTTCGTTTTGATTCCAGCTAGAGGGAAATCAAATATCTCGAGTAGCTTTTTGGTGGAGAAAGTTAGGTCTACATGCTTtccaaaaaaactaaataaaactttacatggaaagggaagcagatttaaagCAAACAGCTCGCCTAATGTTGTTTTGCATGATTCCATAGCCCGTTTGGCTGAGGCAATATCGTCATAGTTGTTTGAGGAGTTGGGCCCAGGTGATCCAGCTAAAGCCATTGGACTTAAGGCTTGAAATGTTTATCCTGGatagtaagatttttttttatttttatggattttaatCTAACGATATTTTCTTGGAATTGTCAAGGTTGCGCTAGTAGTAAATTTCTTCATGTTTTCTGAGAGTATAATGTTGAGCATGGACCGGATATTGTGTGTCTGCTGGAACCTAGAGTAAGctgtaaaaaaaactaatttgattattaacaaATTAGGCTTTAATTATTCTCACCGTGTTGAAGGTATAGGTTTTTAGGTGAAATATGGGTAGGTTGGAAAGAATTTGTCTggattaaaattattcataatcaCTCCCAGTTTACTTTCCTACGTGTTTTTGGCAGTGTTCCTTctaaatctatttatatatttttttgtttatggtAGTCCAGATAGGAGAAAGAGAGGGAAatatgggatgagttgaaagaAGCCTTACCTCAAGAACCCTTTGATGGGAGATTTTAATGCCATTCTCTCACTTGatgataaaaaaagtaatagtGTTATAGGGACGAGATGTAatcattttggaaattttgttgattattataatttgtaagATTTGGGGTACATTGGACCATCCTTTACTTGGCAAAGAAGTAGCACATCTATGATGCTTGATCGGGCATTAGCTAATGATTCTTgggtttctttttttccatattGTCGTGTTTATCATCTCCTATGAGTTAAGTCTGACTACATGCCCATTCTTCTAAGAATGAAATCGGAAATAAGTTTGCCTAAACGAAGACCCTTTTGGTTTCTTGCGGAGTAGACGGAACAcattaaattttcttctttggtGAAAGATAAGTGAAATTTTTCAGGTAATATGATTGATTCTATTGCTGATTTTACCTCACATGTTAAGGATTGGAATAAGTCAGTTTACGAATTTATAGGAACTCAAAAAAGGCAACTTATAAGATTACTTTTAAGTATTCAAAAGGCGATAGAGCAATCGACATCTAATTGGCTAGTCAAACTTGAAATGGAGGTTCATGATAAATTGGAAATCTACTCACTCATGAGGAGCTTCTTTGGAGACAAAAGGCTAGGTGCGACTGACTCTAGTTAGGGGATCATAACACTAAATTTTTCCAATTATCGTACTATCCAAATACACAAGTTTAATCGTATCATGGCTTTGTGCATTGATAATGGGGAATGGTGTTCAAGCCAGAATATTCTTAAAGATAAGGCAATGAGTTTTTTTGAGAGGCTTTATGGAAAAATTCCTGATCCATCGAGAAGTCTCCCTTCCAATATTTTCTCATGTTTAAAGTCTCAAGACATTGTTTTTTGGAAAAGGCCATTTCGAATGAAGAGATCAAGAGGGCCTTATTTGACATGGATCCTTTAAAGGCTCCATGAAGTGATGGCTTTCATGTGCACTTCTTCTAGAGTCAGTGGGACATTGTTGGTAATGATATCTGTAAATGGGTCTAAGGTGTTTTTGTGAGTAGCAATATTGAACTGGATCTTAATAATACCCTATTAGTGCTTATTTCGAAGAAAAATAGTATTAAGGGTTTCAGTTAATTTCGACCAATTAGTCTCTTCTAGGTTTTATACAAATTGGTGATTAAAGTGATTGCTAACATATTTAAATTGGTGTTTTCTAATTTCATCTCATAGGAATAAGCTGGTTTCATTGTTGGTCGCAATATTTTTGATAATGTTATTATAGCACAAGAAGTCATTCATTCCATGCGTAGTTAGCGGAATAACAAAAAATGGATGGAGATCAAATTGGACTTGGAGAAGGCTTACGACAGAGTGAGTTGGGATTTCATTAGTGCTTTTATCAGGCTACTGAGATCCCTGAATTCCTCAGATCTATGATTATGGCGGCTATTACTTCTTCTTCTATGCAGATCCTCTAGAATGGAGTTGTCACTCAAAAATTTAAGCTAGTTGGAGCGACCAGGCAGGGGTGTCTACTATCGACCTTATCTTTTTGTTCTGTGTATGGAATGGTTAGGATCATTATTCGTGAGAAAATTGATACTGGTAAATGGTGCCCAATTCGTCTTTCAAAATTGGGTTCGGCtttatcttatatattttttgcgGATGATCTGGTTATATTTTGCAAAGTAGAGTTGGGACAAGCTTTTCTCTTAAAGTGCATTCTGAAGCATTTTTGTGACTTCTTTAGGCATAAGATCAGTGCGCAGAAAAGTAATATGTTTTTTTCCAAAGGAGTTGAGGTTGACCTTAGAAATTAGATTAGTTAATTATTTGGTTTCCAAGAAGTTCAGAATCTTGGTATTTGCTTGGGACTACCCATTCTTCATGATTGAGTTACTAAGAGTACTCTGAATTTTGTTGTGGAAAAGGTGAGACATAAGTTGTAAAGTTGGAAAACTAGGAAGCTGTCCGTTACAGGAAGAGTCACTTTGGCTTAATCGGTTCTCTTGGCTGTCCCTAATTACTTCATGTAGTCCATGCTGATCTTGAAAGGTACCTGCATTAAGATCGAATGTATTGTAAGGTAGTTTATATGGGGTTGTTCTAGTGGTAATCTAAAACTTGCTTTGGTCGGGTGGTACTCTATATGTCAGCCAAGGTCTCGAGGTGGTTTTGGATTTCGACATCTTCATGACCAAAATAACTCGTTTCTAATAAAGGTTGAGTTTAATTTAGTCACCAAGGAGGATGCTTTATGGGTACAAGTCCTGCGAGCAAAATATGGATGCAAAAAATcaacttctaaaatttattGGTAGGAGGCAGTGCTTGCACTTATGGCGATCCCTAGCTAAGGTTTGGCCTCTTTTTTGCGAAAACTTAGCTTGGTCTATTGGTAATGGCACCAATATTAGATGTTAGAAATATTCTTGGATTCCTGGAGTAAGCCCTCTACTATCGTATGTTCCCGTTCATGTAAATTTAGACTTGGATTGTATCCTAAGAGACATGATAATGCCTGATGGTTCTTAAAATCTGGATTTATTTCGCATTTGGTTGCCCGAAGAGATGATCAAACATATTGTAAATATTCCTCCTCCATATCCTGCCTCCGGTTTGGATAAGGTGGTTTGGGCTTGTTCGAGTTCAGTATCATTTTTTGTTCGAAGTGCCTATTAGAGTCTAAAAGAGGAGTTTTGAACCCTAAAGAAGCCAGTTGGAAGGACATCTGGAAATACCAAGGactctaaaaaatcaaaattttcctttggTTAGCTTCTAAACAGAGGCTTTTTACTAATTCAGAACATACTCGGAAGGGAATTAGACATGTCAGTTCTTGTCTTCTATGCATTCATGACATCGAGGATATTCTTTATGTGTTACAGGGTTGTCCGATAGCAAAAGAACTGTGGATGCTTGTGGTCCCATTTGAACAACaacacatttttttaaaacttttttcaGGTTTGGTTTTCTTCTAATCTTTGTTGCTGCATGAGATTGCGGGATAAGGGAGCTACGTGGTCATGTCAATTTGGTCTAATTGTTTGCCAAATTTagaataatatgaatttattcagCTTTCAGAACGTCAATTGGCTAGCTTACGAACTTCTCAAAGTCTCTCTCAGTTGGGCAAGACAATATCAAATTACCCATGATGGTTACAAGATCAAATCATTTACTGCGGATGTTCAATCATACTCTAATGAAAAGTGGGTTCATTTAGTCTCTAATGGAGCAGTGGCTAGAAACTCTGAGAGTGCTTTGGCTAGCGGTGTGGTACATGATCTGGGCGGTAAATGAATATTGGGTTTTAATAGATATTTGGGAAGTTGTACACCTTTTGAGGCGGAACTTTGGGGTATTTTGGACGGGctccttattttattaaataagggATACAAATGTGCCACAATTCAAACAAATAACCTAGAAGTAGTTAATGCATTGACTGTTAAGGGTTGGAAGATTTAGGAATTACCTTGCTCAGAAGGATTAAATGGATCATGAGTTTTGAAGGATAGTGGGTGATCAAATATATTCCCAGAGAGTGCAACTTGATTATGGATTGATTGGCAAAGCTCAGCTTAGCATGGAAATCAAATTTACAGATTATTGTTTTGCCTTCTAATGATATATCAGAGATTCTTCAACAAGAAAAAACGTGTGGATTTTTTTAGCGtctaatttgatgtaatttcattttatttgttttttcaccaaaaaaatagttatatatGTTCTCTTACCATGATCACTTTTATCTCAATGTTCTATTTTATCTTCAATAATGAAAATCATCATCGCTTCTATAAGTAATGATTAACTTTTTAAGACAAATGACTCATGATCACATTCCATTTTCATAAACCGTACAATGTCATTAAGAAGATACCATTAACTCTTTACATGAATTATGGTTCCACTATCTATAATTGAAACTACATAATGTGTAAGTTACATACCTAATATACCAACCTTTTCTTACTATTTCGAGATGTATAGATTTTAATACATCAAAGTATGCAAGTCATACATATATAATCTTTCACTTACTTGAGATTAAGGAAATACACAATGaacgtcaaaaaaaaatataaacatatttatgaTCAATTTATCTTGAGTCCATTCAATATATTGTTAATCCGCACAATtatatctatgtctctatcttggGCGTCAACCTTACTTCGATACGCAACACAAATtgctttttaataaaattttaaataacgtAATAGTCATACCatgaatcattttaaattacCTAGTATCTTATTAAGTTATCTTTTCATTATAAAACAATCTCTGTGATGTTACATATAATTAGTTAAAACTTTTGGTAATTAATGAGTGgatattttctttaaagaatTGTTTTTCATGAAAAAGCTAATGATGAGGTCATATACATTTAGAATCAAAGTTGGAACCAAAAACTGTGAACTAGTTGAACTGGTAAAAGTTGgttaaaccattttttattttatgtttttagtccAAATCAATGGCTGGAACTGAGAAAAAGCCTAATTCACCTAACCAACCCAAATacttaaaatgattaaaaataaaaactaacctAAATTGGtgtgtataattttatatatatgccaTTATTGTTacttatttgtatttataattcttttcttatttttttttattttccttactttctcttat
The sequence above is a segment of the Gossypium raimondii isolate GPD5lz chromosome 4, ASM2569854v1, whole genome shotgun sequence genome. Coding sequences within it:
- the LOC105778931 gene encoding uncharacterized protein LOC105778931; protein product: MDLLADHVGQPTASWKENLVGSSSNIGGEDLKVKEDFEVLEGDIQKSIINGIQCTIIQDMKKTVILKLLGCNIGFSILQNRIYSLWKPSLTVHLMDIENGFFLAKFVNKIDYEKVLLEGYMYKCKILVEIGGLVGKVTKLDMNTNNKERGRFARMDVYVTLDRPLVSQVLINGKIQRAEYEFLLKVVVSMIVEETSENGGSYGPWMHVKERSQ